GCGCGCTGGCAGCCTGCGACCCGGCGGAGGTCGAGCGCCTGGTCCGCGCCGCCTTCGTGTCCGCGCCGCCCGCCACGCTGCTGCTGCCCTGGCGGCGCGACCCTCATCCCGACCACCGCGCCGCCTGGGAACCGCTGACGGCCGCCTGTCCACCCGGCGCGCGGGTGCTGGGGTACGCCGTGTGGCTGGCCGAGCGCGGCGCGGTCGCCGACTGGCCCGCGCCCACCGAGGCCCGTGCCTGGACGTGGGCGGTGGGCGAGCACCGCGCGGCCAAGGCGCGCGCCGTCGCCGCGCACGCCACCCAACTGGGGCGCGTCACCGACGACCCCGGCGGCTTCACGCTCGCGCCCGAGA
Above is a genomic segment from Deinococcus sp. Leaf326 containing:
- a CDS encoding PIG-L deacetylase family protein; translated protein: MTLLGPVWVAAPHPDDEALGCGALLAALTAAGREVWALLLTDGGFSHPGSREFPRDRLAAERAAEWRAGLGVLGVPPERTAALNLPDGALAACDPAEVERLVRAAFVSAPPATLLLPWRRDPHPDHRAAWEPLTAACPPGARVLGYAVWLAERGAVADWPAPTEARAWTWAVGEHRAAKARAVAAHATQLGRVTDDPGGFTLAPEMVRRALEGPELYFEEMMG